In Brachypodium distachyon strain Bd21 chromosome 2, Brachypodium_distachyon_v3.0, whole genome shotgun sequence, one genomic interval encodes:
- the LOC100827458 gene encoding protein trichome birefringence-like 41, with protein MDPDSAHGETPAAAAAPTITRRPTTYTARSLLTLPTPLPSQEAPRPGPAAQSSSSSLSRRTMTNHRVLISAAIVALLLAACTAAAAITITRKQQQQQHKKPSAASAGCDVFGAGSWVADESYPLYDSASCPFIRAEFDCKRFRRPDTAYLKFRWQPSPPCSQLPRFDGAALLRMWSGKKVMFVGDSLALNQYESLLCLIHAAVPGATTTVSPRSGKIDPSTTVAFQEYNVTLVYYLTHYLVDLVNEKAGRILKLDSIDQARNWLGADVLVFDSWHWWPRTGPTQPWDYMEEDGKLVKDMDRSLAFTKALNTWARWVDANLVQTSTKVFFQGISPSHYKGQEWGASAKKTCMGETEPLNSTAPYPGGPIPQQAILKSALAGMAKPVYLLDFTFLSQLRKDAHPTKYDGGIFGGDCTHWCIAGLPDTWNVLFYAALLGQS; from the exons ATGGACCCCGATTCTGCCCATGGAGAaacaccagcagcagcggcagcacctACCATAACGAGGCGCCCTACTACATATACCGCTCGATCCCTCCTCACGCTTCCCACTCCTCTGCCGTCACAAGAAGCTCCCCgccccggccccgccgcccaatcctcctcttcctccttgtcAAGGAGGACGATGACGAATCACCGGGTGCTGATCTCGGCGGCCATCGTGGCCCTGCTCCTGGCCGCCTGCACCGCGGCTGCCGCGATAACCATCACccggaagcagcagcagcagcagcacaagaaGCCGtccgcggcgtcggcggggtgCGACGTGTTCGGCGCCGGGAGCTGGGTGGCGGACGAGTCCTACCCGCTGTACGACTCGGCGAGCTGCCCCTTCATCCGGGCCGAGTTCGACTGCAAACGCTTCCGTCGCCCCGACACCGCCTACCTCAAGTTCCGGTGGCAGCCCAGCCCGCCCTGCTCCCAGCTGCCCAG GTTTGATGGGGCGGCGCTGCTGAGGATGTGGAGCGGGAAGAAGGTGATGTTCGTGGGGGACTCGCTGGCGCTGAACCAGTACGAGTCTCTGCTGTGCTTGATCCACGCCGCCGTGCCGGGCGCCACGACCACCGTGTCCCCGCGCTCCGGGAAGATCGACCCCTCCACCACCGTAGCCTTCCAG GAGTACAATGTGACCCTGGTGTATTACCTGACGCACTACCTGGTCGACCTGGTGAACGAGAAGGCCGGACGGATCCTCAAGCTCGACTCCATCGACCAAGCCCGCAACTGGCTCGGCGCCGACGTGCTCGTCTTCGACTCCTGGCACTGGTGGCCGCGCACCGGCCCAACGCAGCC CTGGGACTACATGGAGGAGGACGGCAAGCTGGTGAAGGACATGGACCGCTCGCTGGCCTTCACCAAGGCGCTCAACACCTGGGCTCGATGGGTCGACGCCAACCTCGTCCAGACCAGCACCAAAGTCTTCTTCCAGGGGATCTCTCCCTCTCACTACAA GGGGCAAGAATGGGGggcgtcggcgaagaagacgtGCATGGGGGAGACGGAGCCGCTGAACAGCACGGCGCCGTACCCGGGCGGGCCGATCCCGCAGCAGGCGATCTTGAAGAGCGCCCTGGCCGGCATGGCCAAGCCCGTGTACCTGCTGGACTTCACCTTCCTGTCGCAGCTGAGGAAGGACGCGCACCCGACCAAGTACGACGGCGGCATCTTCGGCGGGGACTGCACCCACTGGTGCATCGCGGGGCTCCCGGACACCTGGAACGTCCTCTTCTACGCCGCGCTCCTCGGCCAGTCATGA
- the LOC100829176 gene encoding uncharacterized protein LOC100829176 isoform X1, with the protein MARGADPDYIGSLLLMDGFDMGIRFDGFGENMKKIMELPIKYLDSAHDKAVGLVEDIQAMIYAPFPDDELPNEGQDPSSNSVVNGSSTTSVEVDQINSNEELSSSSSSLITAEDISLSTADNDPHETESVSSKNPDSSASEDTISLERTVGTKEEYMLGNSENLSDSCAPKDTISPRTVSSGNKVVLCNSENLSDRCAPEDTISLGKTVSSEDEIILWNPGSSVNPPQSHEQATIFQDYVSQEAKPDKVMQQVGLHSSGHSESSGCNGKILLGRISADGKEKSEIYSSDSPEKSRKHGNIMDLCGGTISHHLRAGASSDANDPNMFVDEATYFVDIDLRDGEEQMKNNKAEASSVPQPKNASFKKIVMRSLSNKLRWSKKTSPIRPQDAANVHYEVISSSEDLEHDWELL; encoded by the exons ATGGCAAGAGGAGCGGACCCAGATTATATTGGTTCTCTTTTACTCATGGATGGATTTGACATGGGTATCAGGTTTGATGGATTTGGGGAAAATATGAAGAAGATCATGGAG TTACCAATTAAGTATCTTGATTCTGCTCACGATAAAGCTGTTGGGCTAGTTGAAGATATTCAGGCGATGATTTATGCTCCCTTTCCTGATGATGAATTACCAAACGAAGGCCAAGATCCATCTAGTAATAGTGTCGTAAATGGATCTTCCACCACATCTGTTGAAGTGGATCAAATTAACTCTAATGAGGAATTGTCAAGTTCTTCTTCATCTCTCATTACTGCTGAAGACATTTCTCTCAGCACAGCTGATAATGATCCTCATGAAACTGAATCAGTCTCGTCTAAAAATCCAG ACAGCTCCGCTTCTGAAGACACCATTTCACTTGAGAGAACTGTTGGCACCAAGGAAGAGTATATGTTAGGCAATTCAGAGAATCTCTCAGATAGCTGTGCTCCTAAAGACACCATTTCACCGAGAACTGTTAGCAGTGGAAACAAGGTTGTTTTATGCAATTCAGAGAATCTCTCAGATCGCTGTGCTCCTGAAGACACCATTTCACTAGGCAAAACTGTTAGCAGCGAAGATGAAATTATTTTATGGAATCCAGGGAGTTCCGTAAACCCACCACAATCACATG AACAAGCCACCATTTTCCAAGATTATGTATCTCAAGAAGCAAAACCGGATAAAGTCATGCAGCAAGTTGGACTCCACAGTTCTGGGCATTCAG AATCTTCTGGTTGTAATGGGAAAATTCTTCTTGGAAGAATCAGTGCAGATGGTAAAGAGAAATCAGAAATATACAGTTCGGACAGCCCTGAAAAATCAAGAAAGCACG GAAACATAATGGATTTGTGTGGTGGGACTATTTCACATCACTTGAGAGCAGGTGCATCCAGTGATGCCAATGATCCaaatatgtttgttgatgaGGCCACATATTTTGTTGATATAGACCTCCGGGATGGCGAGGAGCAGATGAAAAATAACAAAGCAGAGGCATCCTCTGTTCCTCAACCAAAAAACGCATCATTCAAG AAAATTGTGATGAGGAGCTTGTCAAATAAACTCCGGTGGTCAAAGAAGACTTCCCCTATTAGACCACAAGATGCAGCGAATGTTCACTATGAAGTGATTTCCTCATCAGAAGATCTGGAGCATGATTGGGAACTCTTGTAA
- the LOC100831324 gene encoding protein transport protein SEC13 homolog B, with amino-acid sequence MPPHKIETGHQDVVHDIAMDYYGKRLATASSDNTIKIIGVSGTSHQQLATLSGHQGPVWQVTWAHPKYGSMLASCSYDGRVIIWKEGSKPDEWAQAHTFAEHKSSVNSIAWAPHELGLCLACGSSDGNISVFTARSDGGWETTRIDQAHPVGVTSVSWAPAMAPGALISPGPSGQFEYVQKLSSGGCDNTVKVWKLTNGNWRMDCFPALQMHRDWVRDVAWAPNLGLPKSTIASASQDGTVVIWTAPKEGEQWEGRVLNDFRTPVWRLSWSLTGNILAVSDGNNNVTLWKEAVDGEWQQVTTVEP; translated from the coding sequence ATGCCTCCTCATAAGATAGAGACTGGACACCAAGATGTGGTGCATGACATCGCCATGGATTACTATGGGAAACGCCTTGCTACCGCATCCTCTGATAACACAATAAAGATCATTGGCGTAAGTGGCACCTCGCACCAGCAACTTGCTACTTTGAGTGGACACCAGGGCCCAGTTTGGCAAGTCACGTGGGCTCATCCTAAGTATGGTTCCATGCTTGCATCCTGCAGCTATGATGGGCGGGTTATCATATGGAAAGAAGGGAGCAAGCCTGATGAGTGGGCACAGGCACACACTTTTGCTGAGCACAAGTCGTCTGTAAACTCCATTGCTTGGGCACCTCACGAGCTCGGCCTATGCTTGGCTTGTGGTTCATCTGATGGGAACATCTCAGTCTTCACAGCTCGTTCTGATGGAGGGTGGGAGACGACACGCATTGATCAGGCTCATCCAGTGGGTGTGACATCTGTTTCCTGGGCTCCAGCAATGGCGCCGGGTGCTCTAATCAGCCCAGGGCCCTCTGGACAGTTTGAGTATGTGCAGAAACTTTCTTCTGGTGGTTGTGACAACACAGTCAAGGTGTGGAAGCTCACCAATGGGAATTGGAGGATGGACTGCTTCCCTGCCCTTCAGATGCACAGGGACTGGGTGAGAGATGTTGCCTGGGCTCCAAACCTAGGTCTCCCAAAGTCCACAATCGCCAGTGCCTCTCAGGATGGAACTGTTGTTATCTGGACTGCGCCGAAAGAAGGCGAGCAGTGGGAAGGCAGAGTTCTGAATGATTTTAGAACCCCTGTTTGGCGGCTGTCGTGGTCGCTGACTGGGAACATACTGGCAGTCTCTGATGGCAACAACAATGTGACCCTGTGGAAAGAAGCTGTGGACGGTGAATGGCAGCAAGTGACTACCGTTGAGCCATAG
- the LOC100829176 gene encoding uncharacterized protein LOC100829176 isoform X2, with the protein MARGADPDYIGSLLLMDGFDMGIRFDGFGENMKKIMELPIKYLDSAHDKAVGLVEDIQAMIYAPFPDDELPNEGQDPSSNSVVNGSSTTSVEVDQINSNEELSSSSSSLITAEDISLSTADNDPHETESVSSKNPDSSASEDTISLERTVGTKEEYMLGNSENLSDSCAPKDTISPRTVSSGNKVVLCNSENLSDRCAPEDTISLGKTVSSEDEIILWNPGSSVNPPQSHEQATIFQDYVSQEAKPDKVMQQVGLHSSGHSESSGCNGKILLGRISADGKEKSEIYSSDSPEKSRKHDLRDGEEQMKNNKAEASSVPQPKNASFKKIVMRSLSNKLRWSKKTSPIRPQDAANVHYEVISSSEDLEHDWELL; encoded by the exons ATGGCAAGAGGAGCGGACCCAGATTATATTGGTTCTCTTTTACTCATGGATGGATTTGACATGGGTATCAGGTTTGATGGATTTGGGGAAAATATGAAGAAGATCATGGAG TTACCAATTAAGTATCTTGATTCTGCTCACGATAAAGCTGTTGGGCTAGTTGAAGATATTCAGGCGATGATTTATGCTCCCTTTCCTGATGATGAATTACCAAACGAAGGCCAAGATCCATCTAGTAATAGTGTCGTAAATGGATCTTCCACCACATCTGTTGAAGTGGATCAAATTAACTCTAATGAGGAATTGTCAAGTTCTTCTTCATCTCTCATTACTGCTGAAGACATTTCTCTCAGCACAGCTGATAATGATCCTCATGAAACTGAATCAGTCTCGTCTAAAAATCCAG ACAGCTCCGCTTCTGAAGACACCATTTCACTTGAGAGAACTGTTGGCACCAAGGAAGAGTATATGTTAGGCAATTCAGAGAATCTCTCAGATAGCTGTGCTCCTAAAGACACCATTTCACCGAGAACTGTTAGCAGTGGAAACAAGGTTGTTTTATGCAATTCAGAGAATCTCTCAGATCGCTGTGCTCCTGAAGACACCATTTCACTAGGCAAAACTGTTAGCAGCGAAGATGAAATTATTTTATGGAATCCAGGGAGTTCCGTAAACCCACCACAATCACATG AACAAGCCACCATTTTCCAAGATTATGTATCTCAAGAAGCAAAACCGGATAAAGTCATGCAGCAAGTTGGACTCCACAGTTCTGGGCATTCAG AATCTTCTGGTTGTAATGGGAAAATTCTTCTTGGAAGAATCAGTGCAGATGGTAAAGAGAAATCAGAAATATACAGTTCGGACAGCCCTGAAAAATCAAGAAAGCACG ACCTCCGGGATGGCGAGGAGCAGATGAAAAATAACAAAGCAGAGGCATCCTCTGTTCCTCAACCAAAAAACGCATCATTCAAG AAAATTGTGATGAGGAGCTTGTCAAATAAACTCCGGTGGTCAAAGAAGACTTCCCCTATTAGACCACAAGATGCAGCGAATGTTCACTATGAAGTGATTTCCTCATCAGAAGATCTGGAGCATGATTGGGAACTCTTGTAA
- the LOC100827051 gene encoding ervatamin-B — protein MASSSSSSRPYLVLLLCLTGVLEQALQAAAAPPSWELPESELRQRWTNWQAKYSKTYPSHEEQEKRFGVFRGNINNIGAFSAAQTTTTAVVGSFGAPQTVTTVRVGMNRFGDLQPSEVLEQFTGFNSTVVLKTPKPTRLPYHSRKPCCVDWRSSGAVTGVKFQGSCLSCWAFAAVAAIEGMNKIRTGTLVSLSEQQLVDCDKGSSGCAGGRTDTALDLVAKRGGITSEEKYPYGGFNGKCNVDKLLFEHAAIVKGFKAVPPNDEHQLALAVAQQPVTVYVDASTWEFQFYSGGIFRGPCSTDPARVNHAVTIVGYCEDFGEKFWIAKNSWSNDWGDQGYIYLAKDVAWPTGTCSLASSPFYPTV, from the exons atggcttcttcttcttccagttCCAGGCCTTACCTCGTCCTACTCCTGTGCCTGACCGGCGTCCTGGAGCAGGCCctgcaagcggcggcggctccgcctTCATGGGAACTGCCGGAGTCGGAGCTGCGGCAGCGGTGGACCAACTGGCAGGCCAAGTACTCGAAGACGTACCCGAGCCAcgaggagcaggagaagcGGTTCGGCGTCTTCAGGGGCAACATCAACAACATCGGCGCCTTCTCTGCGGCCCAGACGACGACCACCGCCGTCGTGGGCTCCTTCGGCGCCCCGCAGACGGTCACCACGGTCCGGGTCGGCATGAACCGCTTCGGCGACCTCCAGCCCAGCGAGGTCCTCGAGCAGTTCACCGGCTTTAACAGCACCGTCGTCCTCAAAACCCCCAAACCCACCCGCCTCCCCTACCACTCCCGCAAGCCCTGCTGCGTCGACTGGCGCTCCAGCGGCGCCGTCACCGGCGTCAAGTTCCAAGGCTCCTGCC TGTCGTGCTGGGCGttcgcggcggtggcggcgataGAGGGGATGAACAAGATCAGGACGGGGACGCTGGTGTCGCTGTcggagcagcagctggtggACTGCGACAAGGGGAGCAGCGGCTGCGCCGGGGGACGCACGGACACGGCGCTGGACCTGGTGGCGAAGCGCGGCGGGATCACCTCGGAGGAGAAGTACCCCTACGGCGGCTTCAACGGCAAGTGCAACGTGGACAAGCTGCTGTTCGAACACGCGGCCATCGTGAAGGGCTTCAAGGCCGTGCCCCCCAACGACGAGCACCAGCTTGCCTTAGCCGTGGCCCAGCAGCCCGTGACAGTGTACGTCGACGCCAGCACCTGGGAGTTCCAGTTCTACTCCGGCGGGATCTTCCGCGGCCCGTGCTCCACCGACCCCGCCAGGGTGAACCACGCCGTCACCATTGTTGGATACTGCGAGGACTTTGGGGAGAAGTTCTGGATTGCCAAGAACTCGTGGAGCAATGATTGGGGTGACCAGGGGTACATCTATCTTGCCAAGGACGTGGCCTGGCCGACCGGCACCTGCAGCCTTGCCTCCTCGCCCTTCTACCCGACGGTTTGA